From Thermodesulfobacteriota bacterium:
TTCCAAAAATTGCGTCAAGAAAATCAGAAACGAAGACGTTAAAATCCCTATATCCCTCTTTAAAAAAGAGGGAATTTCCTCCTTTTCGGTAAATTTTTGGGTAGCCTAGTCCTGAGCGACGTCGAAGGATTGCTTCTTTGTACCTGTGCTGAACTTGTTTCAGGATGTTCAGGATTGATCCATATGGGTGACTGGTGCGGATCAGCTTATGCTTATACCGACACCGAATGAATAAAATAACGGGTGCGCACTGGATGAAATAGCAATAGAAATGTTATATGAATCAAATTAATTGTAAGGAATTATTTTACCTATTGACAGGGACTGGCTAAAGGGGCCCCTTTTTTCTTCTATATACAACAACTTAATTTAGAAATATCTTTAGTGAATGACAATGCAACAATCTTTATTGCTTCTGAGAGTGTTGGGAAAATTGGTAGCGAGCTTATTACATCATCAATAGTATTTTTATTCTTTATCAGCATCATCGCTTCAGCAATAAGATCTCCAGCATTTGGTGCAAGAATATGAACACCCATAATCTGCCCTGCTGAGGGATGGACTGTCATTTTGATTAATCCCTCAGTGCGACGTGTAATTATTGCTTTTGGCACGTCAGTAAATGAGACGGTTCGGCAAGCACATACACCTATTTGTTTCATTTGTTCATCTTCGGTGTATCCTACACCGGCAAGTTGTGGATCAGTAAAAATCGTGTAAGGCACAGTGTTGTAATCAATGCTTTTTTTGGATCCGGTTAAAGCATTCTCTGCTGTAAGAGTTCCCTCGTACCCAGCAGTTGGTTCAAGGCGCAAAGGTAAGTTAGTTACATCACCAACAGCAAATATATGGGGCTGAGAAGTTTGAAAGAACTGATTAACAATAACGGCTTGGCGTTCGTCAATTACGACACCAGCTTTTTCCAGCTTCAGTTCTTTGGTATTTGGAGTTTTGCCAGCGGCTAGGAGTATTTCATCACCGGATACCTCTTCTTGTTTCCCATCAACGATATACGAAAGAACTTTTTTACCATTTTCCTTACGTGCTCTTTTGACCACAACATTTGTTTTAATGGTTATACCTTCTTCTGATAGCAGTTCACTAAGGCGCTCAGTTAACTCTTTTTCACCTCGCCGGAAGATAGATGAGCCACGCTGTAAGATAGTAACATTTGTGCCAAATCTCGCATACATTTGGGCAAACTCGAGACCCACTGGTCCTGCACCAACTACAATCAGCTCTTCTGGTTGCCATTCAAGACTTAGCGCTTCAACATGAGTAACAATGCCGACTTTACGAATACCCTCAATTGGAGGAAAATTGGCGGTTGAGCCAGTGGTAATAATAAATTTTTCTCCAAATAACTTTTGATCATTCATTTCTATCTCGTTTTTCGAAATAAATTTTGCTCTTCCTTCGATGTGCTTAACATGCTTAAGATCTTTCAACACCTTTTCGTATTTCTCCTGGCGTAATCTTTCCACTAAAGAGAGTTCATCTTGAATAATTTTTTGGAAATTAAAGTTTTTTACCTCAAGCTCAATACCTGGAATGCCGTGATTCTTCGCCATATGCAAAACCTCTCCGGCATAGAGAAGCGTTTTCGACGGAACGCACCCAACATTAACACACGTTCCACCAAGTGGCAGCCCACTATTTACCATTGCCATTTTTGCTCTGAGCTCATTTGCGTGTATGGCTGCTGCAAAGGCACCTGCGCCACCACCAATTATGATCAGGTCAAATTTTTCCATGATCTTTAAATACCTCCTTTCTATATCACACAAGATTCGGGTTTACATGCCTTTTGAAGGTAAATATCCCAAACAGAAGCCGCAATCAGACCCACAAGTCCAATATAAACTAACAGCTTTGAGAACCAGATGGCAGCAAAGACAACTATGGCACTTATTATGACAAGGATTAGGCTTCCCTTCCTTCCATGGAACTTAGATGATTTATAAACACTTCCAATGCTAATGCCAAGGAAAACTACAAGAAGTGGAATCAGAATCTTATCGTTAATTAAAAATCCAACACCAATGCTTGAAAGAAAAGCTAAAAGAGCCGGTGTTCCGATGCAACATAGAGCTGCAAAGATTGATCCAAGTGAACTGATAATTTTAGATACCATAATAGCTTTACTCCTTTACTTCCTTTCTTTACTAAGAGAAGTTGCTTTATAATTACCAGAACTCTCTATAGTTTTAACTATGTCATCTACTGTAACTTTGCCATCTTCATACAGTGCTTTAGCCTCTTTATCCTTGTAACTCACATCAGCATCTACTACGCCATTCAGCTTCTTTAGAGCAGTCTTTATAGTAAGCGGACACATCCTGCACGTCATTCCATCCACTTTGAGTGTAACCTCTTGTTTATTTGTGCCTTCTTCACTAAACGCAGAAGCATTAAAACCTGCCGTAAGAACAATGGCTAGAACCGCTACTAAAATAAATGTACGTATAGTTACAATCTTCATCTTTT
This genomic window contains:
- the merA gene encoding mercury(II) reductase, whose amino-acid sequence is MEKFDLIIIGGGAGAFAAAIHANELRAKMAMVNSGLPLGGTCVNVGCVPSKTLLYAGEVLHMAKNHGIPGIELEVKNFNFQKIIQDELSLVERLRQEKYEKVLKDLKHVKHIEGRAKFISKNEIEMNDQKLFGEKFIITTGSTANFPPIEGIRKVGIVTHVEALSLEWQPEELIVVGAGPVGLEFAQMYARFGTNVTILQRGSSIFRRGEKELTERLSELLSEEGITIKTNVVVKRARKENGKKVLSYIVDGKQEEVSGDEILLAAGKTPNTKELKLEKAGVVIDERQAVIVNQFFQTSQPHIFAVGDVTNLPLRLEPTAGYEGTLTAENALTGSKKSIDYNTVPYTIFTDPQLAGVGYTEDEQMKQIGVCACRTVSFTDVPKAIITRRTEGLIKMTVHPSAGQIMGVHILAPNAGDLIAEAMMLIKNKNTIDDVISSLPIFPTLSEAIKIVALSFTKDISKLSCCI
- a CDS encoding MerC domain-containing protein; this encodes MVSKIISSLGSIFAALCCIGTPALLAFLSSIGVGFLINDKILIPLLVVFLGISIGSVYKSSKFHGRKGSLILVIISAIVVFAAIWFSKLLVYIGLVGLIAASVWDIYLQKACKPESCVI
- a CDS encoding cation transporter, translated to MKIVTIRTFILVAVLAIVLTAGFNASAFSEEGTNKQEVTLKVDGMTCRMCPLTIKTALKKLNGVVDADVSYKDKEAKALYEDGKVTVDDIVKTIESSGNYKATSLSKERK